A genome region from Primulina eburnea isolate SZY01 chromosome 9, ASM2296580v1, whole genome shotgun sequence includes the following:
- the LOC140840982 gene encoding two-component response regulator-like APRR5 isoform X3, with amino-acid sequence MQKYSMMSAHNSVSTVYKCMLRGAADFLVKPVRKNELRNLWQHVWRKQAANSAAGPGPPDESVAQQKVEATAENNAISNDHSSGYRACVQRNRESIEKEIDAQSSCTKPELEAEGADMEHARFPSQQKNGKCLSNDMNVRMGPNDDRTGGILTIQLEAEANIDRDHAKTRGQDKMSDDHSSENNQIRGNSSTEAIDLIGAFRNYSKGDFGCYASNSSTNKFDILPVLDLSLRRSNPSGSVNQVNDENQRLNHSDASAFSRYKNKPLQPSYSKSPSTCNNNQQQKGQEANSEKQQSNHIPEYNSDTHGPTMTYQKHVSVANIQSGQPEITSSYSLQRHTSLPIPVKGVRFDNAINSYGSVMPSLYCPQTSPAPLPSPGSAHHTEPLIPHLGSFYSLDRQSLISKQFQNHMDQRMSNAFDQIDNRQGRKLENLDHRGHSYPENDQIGNNSFCNGNISQHYNKCSGKNSDINLTSVVKGTSECGIEEAVHVYEGASYRSVEREAALTKFRMKRKDRCFEKKVRYESRKKLAEQRPRVKGQFVRQPLVDPQSENT; translated from the exons ATGCAAAAATATTCCA TGATGTCCGCACACAACTCGGTTAGTACTGTCTATAAATGCATGTTGAGAGGAGCAGCTGACTTTCTTGTAAAACCAGTGAGGAAAAACGAGCTGAGGAACTTGTGGCAGCACGTCTGGAGGAAACAAGCT GCAAATAGTGCTGCTGGCCCGGGACCTCCAGATGAGAGTGTAGCTCAACAGAAGGTTGAAGCGACAGCTGAAAATAATGCTATTAGTAATGATCATTCAAGTGGTTATAGGGCTTGCGTTCAGAGAAATAGGGAAAGCATTGAAAAAGAAATCGATGCTCAG AGTTCCTGCACAAAACCAGAGTTAGAGGCCGAGGGAGCAGATATGGAACATGCCCGTTTCCCATCACAGCAAAAAAATGGTAAATGTCTTTCCAATGACATGAATGTTCGTATGGGACCAAATGATGATAGAACTGGAG gcATTCTGACTATACAATTAGAGGCTGAGGCCAACATAGACAGGGATCATGCCAAAACACGAGGACAAGACAAGATGTCTGATGACCATAGTTCTGAAAATAATCAGATACGTGGGAATTCTTCCACAGAGGCTATCGATTTAATTGGAGCTTTTCGTAATTATAGTAAAGGTGATTTTGGATGCTATGCGTCAAATTCTAGCACAAACAAGTTTGACATTTTGCCAGTGTTGGATCTTTCTTTGAGAAGATCTAACCCCAGTGGATCTGTGAATCAAGTAAATGATGAGAACCAAAGGTTAAACCACTCTGATGCTTCCGCCTTCTCCAG GTACAAAAACAAGCCACTGCAACCGAGTTACTCGAAATCACCAAGCACTTGTAACAATAATCAACAACAAAAAGGCCAAGAAGCCAATTCCGAAAAACAACAATCCAATCATATCCCAGAGTATAATTCCGATACACATGGCCCTACAATGACCTATCAAAAACATGTTTCTGTGGCTAATATTCAATCAGGACAACCCGAAATAACATCATCTTATTCTCTGCAGAGACATACATCTCTCCCTATTCCAGTTAAGGGTGTAAGATTTGATAATGCTATAAATTCTTATGGTTCTGTGATGCCTTCGTTATATTGTCCGCAAACGAGCCCAGCACCGTTGCCTAGTCCAGGTTCAGCACACCATACGGAACCATTAATCCCTCATCTGGGTTCGTTTTATTCGTTAGATCGACAATCCTTAATTTCTAAGCAATTTCAGAATCATATGGATCAAAGAATGAGTAATGCTTTCGATCAGATAGATAACAGACAGGGTCGAAAATTGGAGAATTTGGATCATCGAGGGCACAGTTATCCTGAGAATGATCAGATAGGGAATAACAGTTTCTGTAATGGAAATATCAGCCAACATTATAACAAATGTTCAGGAAAAAATAGCGACATTAATTTGACTTCGGTTGTTAAAGGGACGTCAGAATGTGGTATTGAAGAGGCTGTCCATGTTTATGAAGGGGCCTCTTATAGATCCGTGGAAAGAGAAGCAGCTCTTACGAAATTCAGGATGAAGAGGAAAGATAGATGCTTTGAGAAGAAG GTGCGATACGAGAGCAGAAAGAAGCTGGCTGAGCAACGGCCACGTGTTAAGGGGCAGTTTGTTCGTCAACCACTTGTTGATCCACAATCCGAAAACACTTAA
- the LOC140840982 gene encoding two-component response regulator-like APRR5 isoform X2 has product MGEVVVSSEDGMELELQETEVGTGDEQISQKKSSTEGGGNAAAAGASSSSVVGWERFLPKMAVRVLLVEADDSTRHIIAALLRKCSYRVTSVSDGLKAWEVLKERSRNIDLILTEVKLPSISGYALLTLIMEHHRCKNIPVIMMSAHNSVSTVYKCMLRGAADFLVKPVRKNELRNLWQHVWRKQAANSAAGPGPPDESVAQQKVEATAENNAISNDHSSGYRACVQRNRESIEKEIDAQSSCTKPELEAEGADMEHARFPSQQKNGKCLSNDMNVRMGPNDDRTGEAEANIDRDHAKTRGQDKMSDDHSSENNQIRGNSSTEAIDLIGAFRNYSKGDFGCYASNSSTNKFDILPVLDLSLRRSNPSGSVNQVNDENQRLNHSDASAFSRYKNKPLQPSYSKSPSTCNNNQQQKGQEANSEKQQSNHIPEYNSDTHGPTMTYQKHVSVANIQSGQPEITSSYSLQRHTSLPIPVKGVRFDNAINSYGSVMPSLYCPQTSPAPLPSPGSAHHTEPLIPHLGSFYSLDRQSLISKQFQNHMDQRMSNAFDQIDNRQGRKLENLDHRGHSYPENDQIGNNSFCNGNISQHYNKCSGKNSDINLTSVVKGTSECGIEEAVHVYEGASYRSVEREAALTKFRMKRKDRCFEKKVRYESRKKLAEQRPRVKGQFVRQPLVDPQSENT; this is encoded by the exons ATGGGGGAAGTTGTGGTGAGCAGCGAAGACGGAATGGAATTAGAACTCCAAGAAACAGAGGTTGGAACAGGGGATGAGCAAATATCTCAAAAGAAGAGTAGCACAGAAGGTGGTGGAAACGCAGCCGCCGCGGgtgcttcttcttcttctgtcGTTGGGTGGGAGAGGTTTCTTCCAAAAATGGCGGTTAGGGTGCTGTTGGTGGAAGCTGATGATTCCACCAGGCACATTATTGCCGCCCTTCTCAGAAAATGCAGTTACAGAG TTACTTCAGTGTCCGATGGCTTAAAAGCATGGGAAGTTTTGAAAGAAAGATCCCGCAACATAGACCTTATTTTGACAGAAGTTAAATTGCCCTCGATCTCTGGATACGCTCTTCTCACCTTAATTATGGAGCACCATCGATGCAAAAATATTCCAGTAATAA TGATGTCCGCACACAACTCGGTTAGTACTGTCTATAAATGCATGTTGAGAGGAGCAGCTGACTTTCTTGTAAAACCAGTGAGGAAAAACGAGCTGAGGAACTTGTGGCAGCACGTCTGGAGGAAACAAGCT GCAAATAGTGCTGCTGGCCCGGGACCTCCAGATGAGAGTGTAGCTCAACAGAAGGTTGAAGCGACAGCTGAAAATAATGCTATTAGTAATGATCATTCAAGTGGTTATAGGGCTTGCGTTCAGAGAAATAGGGAAAGCATTGAAAAAGAAATCGATGCTCAG AGTTCCTGCACAAAACCAGAGTTAGAGGCCGAGGGAGCAGATATGGAACATGCCCGTTTCCCATCACAGCAAAAAAATGGTAAATGTCTTTCCAATGACATGAATGTTCGTATGGGACCAAATGATGATAGAACTGGAG AGGCTGAGGCCAACATAGACAGGGATCATGCCAAAACACGAGGACAAGACAAGATGTCTGATGACCATAGTTCTGAAAATAATCAGATACGTGGGAATTCTTCCACAGAGGCTATCGATTTAATTGGAGCTTTTCGTAATTATAGTAAAGGTGATTTTGGATGCTATGCGTCAAATTCTAGCACAAACAAGTTTGACATTTTGCCAGTGTTGGATCTTTCTTTGAGAAGATCTAACCCCAGTGGATCTGTGAATCAAGTAAATGATGAGAACCAAAGGTTAAACCACTCTGATGCTTCCGCCTTCTCCAG GTACAAAAACAAGCCACTGCAACCGAGTTACTCGAAATCACCAAGCACTTGTAACAATAATCAACAACAAAAAGGCCAAGAAGCCAATTCCGAAAAACAACAATCCAATCATATCCCAGAGTATAATTCCGATACACATGGCCCTACAATGACCTATCAAAAACATGTTTCTGTGGCTAATATTCAATCAGGACAACCCGAAATAACATCATCTTATTCTCTGCAGAGACATACATCTCTCCCTATTCCAGTTAAGGGTGTAAGATTTGATAATGCTATAAATTCTTATGGTTCTGTGATGCCTTCGTTATATTGTCCGCAAACGAGCCCAGCACCGTTGCCTAGTCCAGGTTCAGCACACCATACGGAACCATTAATCCCTCATCTGGGTTCGTTTTATTCGTTAGATCGACAATCCTTAATTTCTAAGCAATTTCAGAATCATATGGATCAAAGAATGAGTAATGCTTTCGATCAGATAGATAACAGACAGGGTCGAAAATTGGAGAATTTGGATCATCGAGGGCACAGTTATCCTGAGAATGATCAGATAGGGAATAACAGTTTCTGTAATGGAAATATCAGCCAACATTATAACAAATGTTCAGGAAAAAATAGCGACATTAATTTGACTTCGGTTGTTAAAGGGACGTCAGAATGTGGTATTGAAGAGGCTGTCCATGTTTATGAAGGGGCCTCTTATAGATCCGTGGAAAGAGAAGCAGCTCTTACGAAATTCAGGATGAAGAGGAAAGATAGATGCTTTGAGAAGAAG GTGCGATACGAGAGCAGAAAGAAGCTGGCTGAGCAACGGCCACGTGTTAAGGGGCAGTTTGTTCGTCAACCACTTGTTGATCCACAATCCGAAAACACTTAA
- the LOC140840982 gene encoding two-component response regulator-like APRR5 isoform X1: protein MGEVVVSSEDGMELELQETEVGTGDEQISQKKSSTEGGGNAAAAGASSSSVVGWERFLPKMAVRVLLVEADDSTRHIIAALLRKCSYRVTSVSDGLKAWEVLKERSRNIDLILTEVKLPSISGYALLTLIMEHHRCKNIPVIMMSAHNSVSTVYKCMLRGAADFLVKPVRKNELRNLWQHVWRKQAANSAAGPGPPDESVAQQKVEATAENNAISNDHSSGYRACVQRNRESIEKEIDAQSSCTKPELEAEGADMEHARFPSQQKNGKCLSNDMNVRMGPNDDRTGGILTIQLEAEANIDRDHAKTRGQDKMSDDHSSENNQIRGNSSTEAIDLIGAFRNYSKGDFGCYASNSSTNKFDILPVLDLSLRRSNPSGSVNQVNDENQRLNHSDASAFSRYKNKPLQPSYSKSPSTCNNNQQQKGQEANSEKQQSNHIPEYNSDTHGPTMTYQKHVSVANIQSGQPEITSSYSLQRHTSLPIPVKGVRFDNAINSYGSVMPSLYCPQTSPAPLPSPGSAHHTEPLIPHLGSFYSLDRQSLISKQFQNHMDQRMSNAFDQIDNRQGRKLENLDHRGHSYPENDQIGNNSFCNGNISQHYNKCSGKNSDINLTSVVKGTSECGIEEAVHVYEGASYRSVEREAALTKFRMKRKDRCFEKKVRYESRKKLAEQRPRVKGQFVRQPLVDPQSENT, encoded by the exons ATGGGGGAAGTTGTGGTGAGCAGCGAAGACGGAATGGAATTAGAACTCCAAGAAACAGAGGTTGGAACAGGGGATGAGCAAATATCTCAAAAGAAGAGTAGCACAGAAGGTGGTGGAAACGCAGCCGCCGCGGgtgcttcttcttcttctgtcGTTGGGTGGGAGAGGTTTCTTCCAAAAATGGCGGTTAGGGTGCTGTTGGTGGAAGCTGATGATTCCACCAGGCACATTATTGCCGCCCTTCTCAGAAAATGCAGTTACAGAG TTACTTCAGTGTCCGATGGCTTAAAAGCATGGGAAGTTTTGAAAGAAAGATCCCGCAACATAGACCTTATTTTGACAGAAGTTAAATTGCCCTCGATCTCTGGATACGCTCTTCTCACCTTAATTATGGAGCACCATCGATGCAAAAATATTCCAGTAATAA TGATGTCCGCACACAACTCGGTTAGTACTGTCTATAAATGCATGTTGAGAGGAGCAGCTGACTTTCTTGTAAAACCAGTGAGGAAAAACGAGCTGAGGAACTTGTGGCAGCACGTCTGGAGGAAACAAGCT GCAAATAGTGCTGCTGGCCCGGGACCTCCAGATGAGAGTGTAGCTCAACAGAAGGTTGAAGCGACAGCTGAAAATAATGCTATTAGTAATGATCATTCAAGTGGTTATAGGGCTTGCGTTCAGAGAAATAGGGAAAGCATTGAAAAAGAAATCGATGCTCAG AGTTCCTGCACAAAACCAGAGTTAGAGGCCGAGGGAGCAGATATGGAACATGCCCGTTTCCCATCACAGCAAAAAAATGGTAAATGTCTTTCCAATGACATGAATGTTCGTATGGGACCAAATGATGATAGAACTGGAG gcATTCTGACTATACAATTAGAGGCTGAGGCCAACATAGACAGGGATCATGCCAAAACACGAGGACAAGACAAGATGTCTGATGACCATAGTTCTGAAAATAATCAGATACGTGGGAATTCTTCCACAGAGGCTATCGATTTAATTGGAGCTTTTCGTAATTATAGTAAAGGTGATTTTGGATGCTATGCGTCAAATTCTAGCACAAACAAGTTTGACATTTTGCCAGTGTTGGATCTTTCTTTGAGAAGATCTAACCCCAGTGGATCTGTGAATCAAGTAAATGATGAGAACCAAAGGTTAAACCACTCTGATGCTTCCGCCTTCTCCAG GTACAAAAACAAGCCACTGCAACCGAGTTACTCGAAATCACCAAGCACTTGTAACAATAATCAACAACAAAAAGGCCAAGAAGCCAATTCCGAAAAACAACAATCCAATCATATCCCAGAGTATAATTCCGATACACATGGCCCTACAATGACCTATCAAAAACATGTTTCTGTGGCTAATATTCAATCAGGACAACCCGAAATAACATCATCTTATTCTCTGCAGAGACATACATCTCTCCCTATTCCAGTTAAGGGTGTAAGATTTGATAATGCTATAAATTCTTATGGTTCTGTGATGCCTTCGTTATATTGTCCGCAAACGAGCCCAGCACCGTTGCCTAGTCCAGGTTCAGCACACCATACGGAACCATTAATCCCTCATCTGGGTTCGTTTTATTCGTTAGATCGACAATCCTTAATTTCTAAGCAATTTCAGAATCATATGGATCAAAGAATGAGTAATGCTTTCGATCAGATAGATAACAGACAGGGTCGAAAATTGGAGAATTTGGATCATCGAGGGCACAGTTATCCTGAGAATGATCAGATAGGGAATAACAGTTTCTGTAATGGAAATATCAGCCAACATTATAACAAATGTTCAGGAAAAAATAGCGACATTAATTTGACTTCGGTTGTTAAAGGGACGTCAGAATGTGGTATTGAAGAGGCTGTCCATGTTTATGAAGGGGCCTCTTATAGATCCGTGGAAAGAGAAGCAGCTCTTACGAAATTCAGGATGAAGAGGAAAGATAGATGCTTTGAGAAGAAG GTGCGATACGAGAGCAGAAAGAAGCTGGCTGAGCAACGGCCACGTGTTAAGGGGCAGTTTGTTCGTCAACCACTTGTTGATCCACAATCCGAAAACACTTAA